Below is a window of Flavobacterium sp. CFS9 DNA.
ACATGTTGCTTTTCTTATCTAAAACTAAACCTACTTTGATATCCGAACTTTGAAATTCGTCGTAATCAAAGTTCGCAAAGAACGTGTTACTTATTTGATACTCAAAATGGTGTTTTCCTAGTTTTAATCCTACGAAAGGGATTAAAAATTCTTTTGTTTTGCTCATTTCAACATCAATTTGTCCAATCCGTATCTAAAACTCAGATACCTGAATTGGGGTGCAAAGATATAAAATTATTATAAAACTAATAATCTTATTCACCTTTTTTTGTTTATAACTGTTTTTCTTTTATTTTAAGTGGCTTTTCAGTAATCTCCTCATACTGATTACGCGAACGAAAAACATCTATTGCAAGATAAACCGCCTCCTTAAATGAGTTAAAATCTGCCATGTCTTTTCCTGCAATATCATAAGCCGTACCGTGATCTGGAGAAGTTCTAACCTTATTCAAACCAGCTGTATAATTCACTCCCTTCCCAAACGACAATGTTTTAAACGGAATCAATCCCTGATCGTGATAGGTAGCTACTATAGCATCATACTTTTCATAGTGACCACTTCCAAAAAAACCATCTGCCGAAAATGGCCCAAAAACCATAGTTCCTTTATCAAAGATCTTTTTCAAAGCAGGCTTCAAAATCAAATCTTCTTCTTTCCCAATCACACCTCCATCACCACTATGCGGATTCAATCCTAAAACGGCAATTTTTGGTTTAACAATACTAAAATCCTGAACCAGTGATTTTCTGATAGTTTCAATCTTTCTAATGATCAATTCTTCTGTCAAATATGAAGAAACTTCATTCAACGGCACATGATCGGTAAGCAAACCTACTCGTAAATTATCCTGAACCATCATCATTAAGGCATTCCCTTCTAATTCTTTGTCCAGATAATCGGTATGTCCCGGAAATTTAAAATCTTCCGATTGAATATTGTATTTGTTTATTGGTGCCGTTACCAAAACATCCACCAAACCTTCTTTTAGCGCTTTGGTAGCCGCAACAAATGATTTAATTGCGTATTCGCCAATTTTCTCATCATTTTTACCAAAGTTAATATCAACTCCTTCTTTCCAAAGATTAAAAACATTAACTTTTCCTGGTAAAACCTGCTCTAGTTTATCTACACCGTGAAACTGAACTGTAGATGTAAAGCTTTTTTTAACAAAAGAAAGTATTTTGGCGTTTGCAAAAATAACTGGCGTACACATTTCCAACATACGAGAATCTTCGAATGTTTTCAATATAACTTCGCTTCCAATACCGTTTAAATCTCCAACTGAAATTCCAACAATTATATTTTCTGCTTTTTTATTCATGAGCTCAGATTATTTATTACTAATTTTGATGTGCAAATTTAGTAAAATAAAACCAAAATGTTCACAGGAATTATAGAAACCCTAGGAAGGATTCACGAAATAAAAAAAGATCAAAACAATCTTCACATCACAGTTGACTCCACAATCACTAATGAATTAAAAATTGACCAAAGCGTTTCTCATAACGGAATCTGCCTGACGGTTGTAGCTATAAAAGATTCATTTTATACCGTAACCGCTATCGATGAGACCATTTTAAAAACCAATATTGGCGACTGGAAAGAAGGCGATATTGTAAATCTGGAAAGAGGAATGAAACTTGGAGACCGTCTGGACGGACACATCGTACAGGGTCACGTTGACCAAACCGGAACCTGCATTAAAATCGAAGAAGCACACGGAAGCTGGAATTACACTTTTGAATACGACAAAAACCTCAGCAATATTACCATCGAAAAGGGCTCTATTACGGTAAACGGAGTAAGCCTGACGGTAGTAAACTCAAAAACAAACGAATTTAGCGTTTCGATTATTCCTTACACTTTTGAAAATACTAATTTTAAAAACTTCAAAGTTGGGACTAAAATAAACCTTGAATTTGACGTTGTTGGAAAATACATTTCAAGACTTTATGCTATAAACAAATAATTTACAGAATATACCCATAAAAAAAAAGCTTCAGTTTACGCTGAAGCTTTTTTTATTTTATTTCGATATATAATTGTGATCCCTAAAACAACCGCCACTATTACCAAAAACACTAAGTGATCGTCTATTGGCACTATGTCCGGATCATTCGGATCATCTGGTGGAGGCGGAGGTTTTTGCGCCAAAGCACTAAAACCACTCATCAAGGTCAGGCAAACTGTAAAAAAAACGGTCTTAATTGTCTTCATAATTTTAACATGCTGCAAAACAGCAAGGTAGGTTGTTAAACTTATTTTCATCTAATACAATTCTTACAAAAAAAGGGGCTTACAGCGAATTGTGCGACAAATGTATAAGATTTTTACAGAAACACAAGGTTTAAAACAAAAAAAGCGAAACAAAAATAATCTGCCCATTTTACCGTAAGAATAAACCTTAAAACATTAATACCCCACTGCTATTTACGTATATTTCTACCTATTAGATTTCTGTTTTTTAAAATCAAACTCTTTTTTATCACAACAAAACAGGACAACGTAATTTCCCAAAAAAGGATCGTTTCAAATAATGAACTGCCAAAAAAAAGCGGACACTATGTTGGTGCAATTAAACCTCAAAAAAATGATGCTTTTTTCTAGCTGGCTACATTTTGTTTTTGCAAAAGTCCAATCTAAAACACGAGCAACTGCTTTATATTCAAAAAACCAGATATTAACCACAAATGACCTCCCATTACACACAAATTACAGTTGTTACAATAGCCCGTTAAAAGCAAGACCAAAGCGATACTTTTGTCCTATTATAAGACAAAAATTTGAGTCTGTTTCTAATCAAAGTAAGTTTTAAACCGAGTTTTCTTTGAATTCTAAATCAGGGAACAAATCAGCTATTATAAGAAAACAAAAACACCTGATTTAAAGAAAACTAACTCAATTCCGACAACTTAACTTATATCTTTTTATAGTAAGTTTTTTTATTTAGAAAAGATTCATATACAAAGAAAAACCGAAAAAAGTTCATTTACATTTTTGCTTGCTTAGCCCCCTAAAAGCAGACAATTAACTTAAATCTATTATCAAATGAGGAAAACTACTATTATACTGCTTCCATTGTTGTTCTTTTTGCAACTGTCAATTGCCCAATCACAGATTGGAAAGGAAAAATTGAAAGAGTTTCGTAAAAATCCGAAATGGAAAGAAATGATGAATGATCCTAATACCAACTTCAATGAAACTAAGATTGCTTTTGAGGAATTCTGGAAAGGAAAACCCAATCCGTTAGAATTGATGGAGGGAGAAGAAGAAGCGCTGGAAGAATTGAAAGAAAGATCATTCATTTCCAAACTCTTTAAAAGCAACAGAGCACTAAAAAAAGAATCGCTTCAGTACACTGAAGATTTTAAGAGATTTAAATTTTGGCAAAGCCAAAGCGAAAGTTTTGTAAAATCTGACGGAAGAGTAATGACTGAGGATGAAATTCAGGAAATGGCCCGGCAAGAGATGCAAAGAAGGCAGGAAACGAAGAAATAAATCCCCGACAATCTTAAAAAATAATCTATGCGAACAAATCTACATATTACAGTGTTACTTGTATGCTCTCTTTTTTTTAACCTTACAAGTGCCCAAACTCCTACTCCTAATTGGAAAAATATTGGTCCTATACCCTTTCCGCAGAAAACCATTGGTCAGGTACACGGTATTGGACGTTGTAGTCAGATTAAATTTCACCCCACAGACCCTAACAAAATGTATGTTGCCAGCGCTTCAGGGGGATTGTACCAGAGTAATGATAAAGGTCTTAACTGGGAGTCATTAGGAACTGATCAGGTTGCTAAGATACAATCTGCCTCCATAGCCATAGATCCTGTCAACGATCAGGTGATGTATTGGGGAACCGGTGAAGCGAATTATTCTTCTACTAATGGTCTGGGTGTCTATAAAACGATCAATGGAGGAGCCACCTGGACAGTATCTAATTCCGGAATGGGCAACCGAGTGGTTATCGACATGCTTTTTCTTCCTACAGACAACAATACAATCATTGCAGCTACAACTCAAGGTATGTATAAATCGACAGACGCGGGTGCTAATTGGACCTTAAAATCTGATATTAATACTAAATTTCTGGATATCTGCTACAAACCAGGTACAAATGGTCAGATAATTTATGCCGCGGCTTCTCAAAGTTTTTATCGTTCTCTTGATGCCGGAGAAAGCTGGACTGAAATCACTTCTCCCGCTTTTGTACTTGCCGTTAACGGAACAAGAGTATCCGTTTCTGAAGCCGATCCAAATGTTGTTTATGTTGCTAATGTTGGTGCTGATGCTATAGGAGAAATTTACAGATCTACGGATGGAGGAAGTACCTTTACCAACATGCGTTCGACTACGGAACATCTTGCCGGATATTCGGCAACTTCAAGTGGCCAGGGAAATTATAATTTTGATTTTGAGGTCAATCCTGTTAATCCAAATGAACTTTATGTATGTGCTCATGTAATATGGCGTTCTACAGATGCAGGTGCCACATGGGTACAGCAACAGCCATCATGGGCTTCCGACCTTCATACCGACCAACACCATATTTTATTTGATCCCTATGTTAGCGGTCAGCTCTGGAATGCCAACGATGGCGGAGTCTGGAGCAACACCACTAATGGAACAGGTCCCTGGACTCCAAAGTCTGACGGTATAGCAGCCACCGAAATTTATCATGGAGCCATTAGCAAAACGAATAGAAATGTACTCTACATAGGAACACAGGATAACGGCGGATTTTACTATAATAAAGGCATCTTTTATAATAACAGAGGTGGTGACTTCGGTCCGTATATGTGGTTTGATTATTCAGGCAATTTTTACTCTGAATCAGACGGAGGCAGACGCCCTTATCCTTCGGGGTCCGGTTCAAGTTTGAATCTGCCAGAAACTCCAGTGGGCGGAAAATTTGCCTTCACTCCGGAAAATGCCGATATTGCTTACCACGCTAATGCCGGAAAAATTTATCGTTGCCTGAATCTGACTTCAGCTACTCCTTCCTGGACACTTATTTACACCGTACCGTCTGGTACTATAAAAGACCTTCAGATAGATCCTGGTAATGCAGATCGTTTATATGTATTTACAGATACACCTGCATTATACAGATCAGACAATGCCAGAACTGATGCTGCCTTTGTTCAGACAACACTTCCTTCTACATCAACCAATGGTTCTATTGCTCCCATACCAAATTCGGATATTTTATACTTAGGACTTGGAACTACTGTTTATCGCTCTGCAGATAAAGGAACAACATGGACCGCTACAAAAGGATTTCCTGCAGCAAGTGTGCTAAAGGTGGTAGCTGATAATCAAAGTACGAATGAGGCTGTCTACGCTTCTTATGCTTTGGGTGTTTATTATAAGGATAATACTAAACCTTCCTGGATAAATTACTCTTCGGGACTTCCTATAATCTGCAACATGAAAGATATGGATATTTACAATGACGGTATTTCTAAAGGTCTACTGAATGTTTATTATTATGGAAGAGGGGTATGGCAGAGTGATTTGGTCCCTCCTCCGAGTAACATTATGGTGACTATGATCTCACCTGTCAACAATACAACATTTAGCAGTCCTGCTACTATCAATCTCAATGCAACCGCTTCTGTAAGTTCAGGAACTATTAGCAAAGTAGAATTCTATAACGGGACTACGTTACTAGGTACAAGCCTGTCCTCTCCCTATACTTATTCGTGGACCGGAGTAGCGTCCGGAAAATATGATCTGACTGCTGTAGCTTATGATAATCTGGGAAATAAGAAAAGTTCTGCTTTAGTAACTGTTACAGTGACTTTTGTTTGTAATAAAGCCACAGGGACTCCCTTTGGTACTTCTCCTTATGCGGCAGGCAGCGAATATGATAAAGCATTTGACGGAAATATAACTACTTTTTTTGATGCTAATTCAGCTAATTCAGGTTATACCGGATTAGATCTTGGAACAGCAAAAGTGGTTACAAATATCCGATATTATCCAAGAAAATCATGGACAGGAAGGATGACAGGTGGAAAATTTCAGGGTTCCAACACGTCTACTTCCGCTGGTTTCGTGGATCTGTATACCATCCCAACCCAGCCGGATTATGCCTGGCAGGACGTTAGCATACCTAACAGTACTGCCTACAGGTATTACAGGTATTTATCGCCAGTCGACGGTAATTGTAATGTGGCTGAAATTGAGTTCTGTACTTTTAATGAGCTTCCGGCGGTAAACATTACAACACCACTCAATAATGAACTTTATACTACTGCTCCCGCGAATATAAACATTACAGCAACTGCTTCTGATAAAGACGGATCAATAAGTAAAGTTGAATTTTATCAGGGCACCACTTTACTTAGCACTGATGCTTCAAGTCCTTATTCGTTTAACTGGACAGGAGTTCCTGCCGGTACTTATCAACTTTATGCAAAGGCTTATGATAATCTAAATGCTGCAGCAGTTTCCTCTACTATTACCGTTGTAGTGGGAAATCAAAACCCAACAGTTTCCATTATTTCACCTGAGGATTATGCTGCCATTAAGAGTCCTGCAAGTATTACTATTTATGCAACAGCCTCTGACTCTGATGGCTCTGTCAGTAAAGTGGAGTTTTATAATGGCACTACTTTGTTAGGGACTTCAACAACCAATCCATACAGTTATAATTGGACAAATGCCCCTATAGGAACTTACACGATCACCGCTAAAGCGTATGATAATAACGGTGGAACTACAAACTCTTCCCCTATAACCGTTAATGTTACTTTTCCTTGTTCACCGCTTTCAGGCAGCTCTTTTGGTACTGCTCCTTATTACTCCTATTCTACATATGATAAAGCATTTGACGGAGACTTAAGCACCACTTTTCAAGCCAGTACAACTAATAATGGTTATACCGGATTAGATCTTGGAACAGCAAAAGTTGTTAAAGGGATACGTTTTTATCCAAGGGCAACTAGAGAAAGTAGAATGACAGGAGGGAAATTCCAAGGGAGCAATGTTGCTGATTTTAGTAGCGGGGTAGTGGATCTGTACACCATTCCTTCTGTTCCTATTCTGGGATGGAACGAGGTTACTGTTTCCAATAGCACTGCATTCAGGTATGTAAGATACTTATCTCCTGCGGGGGGATATTGTAATGTCGCGGAAATTGAATTTTGTGGGTTAGACAACACCCCAAAAACAAACATTACTGCTCCTGTTAATGCTGCTGTTTATATTGCTCCGGCAACAATTAATATTACTGCCAATGTAGAGGGTTCCGTAAGCAAAGTGGAATACTACATAGGAGCTTCTTTAATTGGCACGTCCACTAACAGTCCCTACAATTATAACTGGACAGGAATAGGTACCGGAACGTATACTCTTATAGCAAAGGCTTATGACTACAACGGATTGTTTGTTTCTTCAGCTCCCGTAAACTTTACTGTCACTAATAACATTGCTCCAACAGTAAGCATTACCACTCCGGCCGATAATGCAATATATACTGCTCCAGCCTCTTTCGACATATCAGCTATAGCTAACGATACTGACGGAAGTATCAGCAAAGTAGAGTTCTATAATGGTACCACACTATTAGGAACCGTTAATGCAAGTCCGTATACTTTCAATTGGAAAAGTGTAGCTACCGGAACCTACACGTTAACCGCCAAAGCTTACGATAATAATGGAGCTACTACTACTTCTTCTCCAGTTTCAATCAAAGTAAACCAACCCCCTACAGTAAGTATTACCTCCCCGGCTGACAATACAATTTATGCTGCTCCAGCCTCTATTGATATATCAGCCACAGCTAACGATACCGACGGAAGTATCAGCAAAGTAGAATTCTATAACAGTACTACACTATTAGAAACCGTTAATACAAGTCCGTATACTTTCAATTGGAAAAACGTAGCTGCCGGAACGTACACCTTAACGGCCAAAGCTTACGATAATAATGACGGTGTTACCACTTCTTCCGCAGTTTCGGTCAAAGTAAACCAATCCCCTACTGTAAGTATTACCGCTCCGGCAGACAATGCAATTTATGTTGCCCCTGCTTTTGTTACCATTAATGCTACAGCTGCGGATACAGATGGAACTGTGAGCAAAGTAGAATTCTATAATGGAATTAATTTAATAGCTACTTCAACCACCAGACCTTACACTTGTAATTTAACAAGTGTTCCTGCAGGCACTTACTCATTGACAGCCAAAGCCTGT
It encodes the following:
- a CDS encoding riboflavin synthase, which translates into the protein MFTGIIETLGRIHEIKKDQNNLHITVDSTITNELKIDQSVSHNGICLTVVAIKDSFYTVTAIDETILKTNIGDWKEGDIVNLERGMKLGDRLDGHIVQGHVDQTGTCIKIEEAHGSWNYTFEYDKNLSNITIEKGSITVNGVSLTVVNSKTNEFSVSIIPYTFENTNFKNFKVGTKINLEFDVVGKYISRLYAINK
- a CDS encoding Ig-like domain-containing protein; translation: MRTNLHITVLLVCSLFFNLTSAQTPTPNWKNIGPIPFPQKTIGQVHGIGRCSQIKFHPTDPNKMYVASASGGLYQSNDKGLNWESLGTDQVAKIQSASIAIDPVNDQVMYWGTGEANYSSTNGLGVYKTINGGATWTVSNSGMGNRVVIDMLFLPTDNNTIIAATTQGMYKSTDAGANWTLKSDINTKFLDICYKPGTNGQIIYAAASQSFYRSLDAGESWTEITSPAFVLAVNGTRVSVSEADPNVVYVANVGADAIGEIYRSTDGGSTFTNMRSTTEHLAGYSATSSGQGNYNFDFEVNPVNPNELYVCAHVIWRSTDAGATWVQQQPSWASDLHTDQHHILFDPYVSGQLWNANDGGVWSNTTNGTGPWTPKSDGIAATEIYHGAISKTNRNVLYIGTQDNGGFYYNKGIFYNNRGGDFGPYMWFDYSGNFYSESDGGRRPYPSGSGSSLNLPETPVGGKFAFTPENADIAYHANAGKIYRCLNLTSATPSWTLIYTVPSGTIKDLQIDPGNADRLYVFTDTPALYRSDNARTDAAFVQTTLPSTSTNGSIAPIPNSDILYLGLGTTVYRSADKGTTWTATKGFPAASVLKVVADNQSTNEAVYASYALGVYYKDNTKPSWINYSSGLPIICNMKDMDIYNDGISKGLLNVYYYGRGVWQSDLVPPPSNIMVTMISPVNNTTFSSPATINLNATASVSSGTISKVEFYNGTTLLGTSLSSPYTYSWTGVASGKYDLTAVAYDNLGNKKSSALVTVTVTFVCNKATGTPFGTSPYAAGSEYDKAFDGNITTFFDANSANSGYTGLDLGTAKVVTNIRYYPRKSWTGRMTGGKFQGSNTSTSAGFVDLYTIPTQPDYAWQDVSIPNSTAYRYYRYLSPVDGNCNVAEIEFCTFNELPAVNITTPLNNELYTTAPANINITATASDKDGSISKVEFYQGTTLLSTDASSPYSFNWTGVPAGTYQLYAKAYDNLNAAAVSSTITVVVGNQNPTVSIISPEDYAAIKSPASITIYATASDSDGSVSKVEFYNGTTLLGTSTTNPYSYNWTNAPIGTYTITAKAYDNNGGTTNSSPITVNVTFPCSPLSGSSFGTAPYYSYSTYDKAFDGDLSTTFQASTTNNGYTGLDLGTAKVVKGIRFYPRATRESRMTGGKFQGSNVADFSSGVVDLYTIPSVPILGWNEVTVSNSTAFRYVRYLSPAGGYCNVAEIEFCGLDNTPKTNITAPVNAAVYIAPATINITANVEGSVSKVEYYIGASLIGTSTNSPYNYNWTGIGTGTYTLIAKAYDYNGLFVSSAPVNFTVTNNIAPTVSITTPADNAIYTAPASFDISAIANDTDGSISKVEFYNGTTLLGTVNASPYTFNWKSVATGTYTLTAKAYDNNGATTTSSPVSIKVNQPPTVSITSPADNTIYAAPASIDISATANDTDGSISKVEFYNSTTLLETVNTSPYTFNWKNVAAGTYTLTAKAYDNNDGVTTSSAVSVKVNQSPTVSITAPADNAIYVAPAFVTINATAADTDGTVSKVEFYNGINLIATSTTRPYTCNLTSVPAGTYSLTAKACDDNGMCTTSSAIAITVNTPVNQSPSAAITAPANNTVFTAPASITIDAVAADTDGTISKVEFYNGTTLLSTSTTSPYTYNWQNVAAGTYAITVKSYDNANATATSAVVNIVVTNNQAPTVNVTSPVNNATFIAPPSITINATAADSDGTISKVEFYNGATLLSTSTTSPYTYNWKNVPAGTYQIVAKATDNNGTETSSTPVTIVVKTSPTISMISSSENNQVVDTGKDILFNFNVTDPDAVLSSIVIKDNGEIISTINKSPYSFVLTNISSGDHYFTAIAVLENGTEYTFASLNIVSKNCKSMTWNTSTDYLIGDQVIYQDIIYRALIINQNKRPDQDQSTWSKIGVCENLAVKNPPVVKPKYMLYPNPCTTHFNIKFIDCEGKSFYYSIMDVNSRILREQKSEPINNAVFEKEVTIQGLPSGTYIVHIHLDERIYSEKIIIIEKPSMYKKKK
- the pdxA gene encoding 4-hydroxythreonine-4-phosphate dehydrogenase PdxA, whose protein sequence is MNKKAENIIVGISVGDLNGIGSEVILKTFEDSRMLEMCTPVIFANAKILSFVKKSFTSTVQFHGVDKLEQVLPGKVNVFNLWKEGVDINFGKNDEKIGEYAIKSFVAATKALKEGLVDVLVTAPINKYNIQSEDFKFPGHTDYLDKELEGNALMMMVQDNLRVGLLTDHVPLNEVSSYLTEELIIRKIETIRKSLVQDFSIVKPKIAVLGLNPHSGDGGVIGKEEDLILKPALKKIFDKGTMVFGPFSADGFFGSGHYEKYDAIVATYHDQGLIPFKTLSFGKGVNYTAGLNKVRTSPDHGTAYDIAGKDMADFNSFKEAVYLAIDVFRSRNQYEEITEKPLKIKEKQL